The following coding sequences lie in one Azospirillum humicireducens genomic window:
- a CDS encoding YbaN family protein: MGGQVVDDGDSRDETDNVGTPPGRRWLWLLIGHSAVGLATAGAFLPVLPTVPFLLVAGWAYARGNPALRERLRNDPRFGPAVREWQDRGAIPVRAKIFAVAGMSSGFTVLALSSPGYLVLGGVGTVMVAAGTYVVSRPAPSADDDRS, translated from the coding sequence GTGGGTGGTCAGGTGGTGGACGACGGTGACAGTCGCGATGAGACGGACAATGTCGGCACCCCTCCGGGAAGGCGCTGGCTCTGGCTGCTGATCGGCCATTCCGCGGTCGGTCTCGCCACGGCCGGCGCCTTCCTGCCGGTGCTGCCGACCGTGCCCTTCCTGCTGGTGGCCGGCTGGGCCTATGCCCGCGGCAACCCCGCCCTGCGCGAGCGGCTGCGCAACGATCCGCGCTTCGGTCCCGCCGTGCGCGAGTGGCAGGACCGCGGCGCCATTCCGGTCCGGGCGAAGATCTTCGCCGTCGCCGGCATGTCGTCCGGCTTCACCGTCCTCGCCCTGTCCTCGCCGGGCTATCTGGTGCTCGGCGGCGTCGGGACGGTCATGGTGGCGGCGGGCACCTACGTGGTGTCGCGGCCGGCGCCGTCGGCCGACGACGACCGCAGCTGA
- the fliI gene encoding flagellar protein export ATPase FliI, whose product MPALATLAAELDRLPTRHWRGEIRSAAGMTLEVDGLQRVLSVGDKCHAETLRGGRVLCETIGFRNGRSLLMAFDSLDGVAEGCAAVTDDTAFTLRPGPGWLGRVVNALGEPIDGKGPLVNGEHPRALRQPPPAACARRRVGKRLDSGIRVIDSFVPLCRGQRLGVFAGSGVGKSTLLAMVARHAEADAIVIGLIGERGREVREFIQDDLGPEGLARSVVIVATSDEPPLMRRQAALLCMTVSEEMRDQGKHVLCLMDSVTRFAMAQREIGLAAGEPPTAKSYPPSVFAELPRLLERAGPGPEGGGDGDITAIFTVLVDGDDHDEPIADAVRGILDGHLVLDRRIAEQGRYPAVNLLRSVSRTLPGCHDARENRIVGRARALAAIYDGMKEMIRLGAYKRGTDPETDAAIDLHPRLEEFLRQGKDDPSPSADSFARLDALLAAIGVQT is encoded by the coding sequence ATGCCGGCACTCGCAACCCTGGCGGCGGAACTCGACCGGTTGCCGACGCGCCACTGGCGCGGGGAAATCCGCTCGGCCGCCGGCATGACGCTGGAGGTCGACGGGCTGCAGCGCGTGCTGTCGGTCGGCGACAAATGCCATGCCGAAACCCTGCGCGGCGGCCGTGTGCTGTGCGAGACCATCGGCTTCCGCAACGGCCGCTCGCTGCTGATGGCCTTCGACAGCCTCGACGGCGTGGCGGAAGGCTGCGCCGCCGTCACCGACGACACCGCCTTCACCCTACGCCCCGGTCCCGGCTGGCTCGGCCGGGTGGTGAACGCGCTGGGCGAGCCCATCGACGGCAAGGGGCCGCTGGTGAATGGCGAGCATCCGCGGGCCTTGCGCCAGCCGCCGCCAGCCGCCTGCGCCCGGCGCCGGGTGGGGAAGCGGCTGGACAGCGGCATCCGGGTGATCGACAGCTTCGTGCCGCTGTGCCGCGGCCAGCGCCTCGGCGTCTTCGCCGGGTCAGGCGTCGGCAAATCGACCCTGCTGGCGATGGTCGCCCGCCATGCCGAGGCCGACGCCATCGTCATCGGCCTGATCGGCGAGCGCGGCCGCGAGGTGCGCGAATTCATCCAGGACGACCTGGGACCGGAAGGGCTGGCCCGCTCCGTCGTCATCGTCGCCACGTCGGACGAGCCGCCGCTGATGCGCCGGCAGGCCGCCCTGCTCTGCATGACGGTGTCGGAAGAGATGCGCGATCAGGGGAAGCACGTCCTCTGCCTGATGGACAGCGTCACCCGCTTCGCCATGGCCCAGCGCGAGATCGGGCTGGCCGCCGGCGAGCCGCCGACCGCCAAGAGCTATCCGCCGAGCGTCTTCGCCGAGCTGCCCCGCCTGCTGGAACGCGCCGGCCCTGGCCCCGAGGGCGGCGGAGACGGCGACATCACCGCGATCTTCACCGTACTGGTCGACGGCGACGACCATGACGAGCCCATCGCCGACGCGGTGCGCGGCATCCTCGACGGGCATCTGGTGCTGGACCGCAGAATCGCCGAGCAGGGGCGCTATCCCGCCGTCAACCTGTTGCGCAGCGTGTCGCGCACCCTGCCCGGCTGCCACGATGCGCGCGAGAACCGCATCGTCGGCCGCGCCCGCGCGCTGGCCGCCATCTATGACGGCATGAAGGAGATGATCCGGCTCGGCGCCTACAAGCGCGGCACCGACCCGGAGACCGACGCCGCCATCGACCTGCACCCGCGGCTGGAAGAGTTCCTGCGCCAGGGCAAGGACGACCCTTCCCCATCCGCCGACAGCTTCGCGCGCCTGGACGCGCTGCTCGCCGCCATCGGAGTCCAAACATGA
- the flgC gene encoding flagellar basal body rod protein FlgC, which yields MMNDALGATLKIAGAGLQAQSTRLRVVAENLANADSTATTKGGDPYRRKTVSFDSMMDRGVGAELVKVKQIGRDRSDFQLAYDPSHPAADDKGYVKKPNVQPLIEMMDMREAGRAFEASMNVIEQSRAMMTRVVDLLRS from the coding sequence ATGATGAACGATGCCCTCGGCGCCACGCTGAAGATCGCCGGCGCCGGACTTCAGGCGCAATCGACCCGGCTGCGGGTGGTGGCGGAAAACCTCGCCAATGCCGATTCCACCGCCACCACCAAGGGCGGCGACCCCTACCGCCGCAAGACGGTGTCCTTCGACAGCATGATGGACCGCGGGGTGGGGGCGGAACTGGTCAAGGTCAAGCAGATCGGCCGCGACCGCAGTGATTTCCAGCTTGCCTACGATCCCTCGCATCCGGCGGCGGACGACAAGGGCTATGTCAAGAAGCCCAACGTCCAGCCGCTGATCGAGATGATGGACATGCGCGAGGCCGGCCGCGCCTTCGAGGCCAGCATGAACGTCATCGAACAATCGCGCGCGATGATGACCCGCGTCGTCGACCTGCTGCGCAGCTGA
- a CDS encoding flagellar hook-basal body complex protein FliE, translated as MIEMSVGRVAAAYAANRSPFVGGLAETQAAASPLSSVGQTDAVAASAESDFGGFLDKSISQAVETLKESERVSLAAVSGKASAQDVVRSVLAAEMTVQSVVAIRDKMVQAYQEIMRIAV; from the coding sequence ATGATCGAGATGTCCGTCGGCCGCGTCGCCGCCGCCTATGCCGCCAACCGCAGCCCCTTCGTCGGCGGCCTCGCCGAGACCCAGGCGGCGGCCTCGCCGCTCTCCAGCGTCGGCCAGACCGACGCGGTGGCGGCCAGTGCGGAAAGCGATTTCGGCGGTTTCCTCGACAAATCGATCTCGCAGGCGGTCGAGACGCTGAAGGAGAGCGAGCGCGTGTCGCTGGCCGCCGTGTCGGGCAAGGCCAGCGCGCAGGACGTCGTGCGCTCGGTTCTGGCCGCTGAGATGACGGTGCAGAGCGTCGTCGCCATCCGCGACAAGATGGTGCAGGCCTATCAGGAGATCATGCGCATTGCGGTTTGA
- the fliQ gene encoding flagellar biosynthesis protein FliQ, with amino-acid sequence MNQADVLEVLRSGIWTTLLVAAPPLIVAVVVGVTISLVQALTQVQEMTLTFVPKIVAILVVTVLALPFMYGALATYADRLSDLIVAID; translated from the coding sequence ATGAACCAGGCCGACGTGCTGGAGGTGCTGCGCAGCGGCATCTGGACGACCCTGCTGGTCGCCGCCCCGCCGCTGATCGTGGCGGTGGTCGTGGGCGTGACGATCTCGCTGGTGCAGGCGCTGACCCAGGTGCAGGAGATGACGCTGACCTTCGTACCAAAGATCGTCGCGATCCTGGTGGTGACGGTGCTGGCGCTGCCCTTCATGTATGGCGCGCTCGCCACCTATGCCGACCGGCTGAGCGACCTGATCGTCGCCATCGACTGA
- the flhA gene encoding flagellar biosynthesis protein FlhA, translating to MTLTDHVRSRFGLIGDIGLANRDVLFAVGILLVLAVLFLPVPSWFLDLGLALSFSVAVLVLMVSLWIPRPLDFSSFPTVLLVVTMLRLALNIASTRLILSEGHNGHAAAGHVIQGFSQFVMGGNFVIGVVIFCILVVINFVVITKGATRIAEVGARFTLDAIPGKQMAIDADLSAGMIDEAEARRRRKELEDESTFYGAMDGASKFVRGDAVAGLVITVINVLGGMAIGIAQKGMSFEHAASIYTTLTVGDGLATQIPALVVSLAAGLLVTKGGNIGSAEKAVIDQLGAYPKALMVASGLLVALAITPGLPMAPFLAIGAAFAVLGWYAPRRKARAAALAKLEESRKAPPAVPEEAVEDMLKVDEVKVEVGNHLVPLILNKNGPLTTKVKTLRKRFATEFGFVLPSVRIKDSSFLAPKSYVISIMGVEAAKGEVRPKHLLAIDPTGGAVPDIAGDPTREPTFGLQAKWIDPSRHEEAVAKGYTVVDPESVITTHLTEVIKDNLSTLLTFAALQKLIDGLGREYQKLINDMVPSQISLVVLQRVLQQLLSERVSIRNLPAIVEAVAEAVGWTRHITLITEHVRMRLGQQIHQGLAGPDGFVSVIVLSPRWEQALLDHIVVEGDDRRFAMPPSQVQEFLTAVRLKIQKHATSQVWPALLVGAEVRPFVRSLLERVSPMTPVLSHAELHRKASLKTIDQV from the coding sequence ATGACCCTTACCGATCACGTCCGCAGCCGGTTCGGCCTGATCGGCGACATCGGGCTGGCGAACCGCGACGTGCTGTTCGCGGTCGGCATCCTGCTGGTGCTGGCGGTGCTGTTCCTGCCGGTGCCGTCCTGGTTCCTCGATCTCGGGCTGGCGCTGTCCTTCTCGGTCGCGGTGCTGGTGCTGATGGTGTCGCTGTGGATTCCGCGCCCGCTGGACTTCTCGTCCTTCCCCACCGTGCTGCTGGTGGTGACGATGCTGCGGCTGGCGCTGAACATCGCGTCGACCCGCCTGATCCTCAGCGAGGGGCACAACGGCCACGCCGCCGCCGGCCACGTCATCCAGGGCTTCAGCCAGTTCGTGATGGGCGGCAACTTCGTCATCGGCGTGGTGATCTTCTGCATCCTGGTGGTGATCAACTTCGTCGTCATCACCAAGGGCGCCACCCGCATCGCCGAGGTCGGCGCCCGCTTCACGCTGGACGCCATTCCCGGCAAGCAGATGGCGATCGACGCGGATCTCTCCGCCGGCATGATCGACGAGGCCGAGGCGCGCCGCCGCCGCAAGGAGCTGGAGGACGAAAGCACCTTCTACGGCGCGATGGACGGTGCCTCGAAATTCGTGCGCGGCGACGCGGTGGCCGGTCTGGTCATCACCGTCATCAACGTTCTCGGCGGCATGGCCATCGGCATCGCCCAGAAGGGGATGAGCTTCGAGCACGCGGCCTCCATCTACACCACCCTGACGGTGGGCGACGGGCTGGCGACGCAGATCCCGGCGCTGGTGGTGTCGCTGGCCGCCGGCCTGCTGGTGACCAAGGGCGGCAACATCGGCTCGGCCGAAAAGGCGGTGATCGACCAGCTTGGCGCCTATCCAAAGGCGTTGATGGTGGCCTCCGGGCTGCTGGTGGCGCTGGCGATCACGCCGGGGCTGCCGATGGCGCCCTTCCTCGCCATCGGCGCCGCCTTCGCGGTGCTCGGCTGGTACGCGCCGCGCCGCAAGGCCCGCGCCGCGGCGCTCGCCAAGCTGGAGGAAAGCCGCAAGGCGCCCCCCGCCGTCCCGGAAGAGGCGGTGGAGGACATGCTGAAGGTCGACGAGGTGAAGGTGGAGGTCGGCAACCACCTCGTCCCGCTGATCCTCAACAAGAACGGGCCGCTGACCACCAAGGTGAAGACCCTGCGCAAGCGCTTCGCCACCGAGTTCGGCTTCGTCCTGCCGTCGGTGCGCATCAAGGATTCCAGCTTCCTGGCCCCCAAGAGCTACGTCATCAGCATCATGGGGGTGGAGGCGGCGAAGGGGGAGGTGCGGCCCAAGCATCTGCTGGCCATCGATCCGACCGGCGGCGCCGTGCCCGACATCGCCGGCGACCCGACGCGTGAGCCGACCTTCGGCCTGCAGGCCAAATGGATCGACCCCTCCCGCCATGAGGAGGCGGTGGCCAAGGGTTATACGGTGGTCGATCCGGAAAGCGTCATCACCACCCACCTGACCGAGGTCATCAAGGACAACCTGTCCACCCTGCTGACCTTCGCCGCGCTGCAAAAGCTGATCGACGGGCTGGGCCGCGAGTACCAGAAGCTGATCAACGACATGGTGCCGAGCCAGATCTCGCTGGTCGTGCTCCAGCGCGTGCTGCAGCAGCTGTTGTCGGAACGCGTGTCGATCCGCAACCTGCCGGCCATCGTCGAGGCGGTGGCGGAGGCGGTCGGCTGGACCCGCCACATCACGCTGATCACCGAACATGTGCGCATGCGGCTGGGCCAGCAGATCCACCAGGGGCTGGCCGGTCCGGACGGCTTCGTCTCGGTGATCGTTCTCAGCCCGCGCTGGGAGCAGGCGCTGCTCGACCACATCGTGGTGGAGGGCGACGACCGCCGCTTTGCCATGCCGCCCAGCCAGGTGCAGGAGTTCCTGACCGCCGTCCGCCTGAAAATCCAGAAGCACGCCACCTCGCAGGTCTGGCCCGCCCTGCTGGTGGGGGCGGAGGTGCGGCCCTTCGTCCGCTCCCTGCTGGAGCGGGTCAGCCCGATGACGCCGGTGCTGAGCCATGCCGAGCTGCACCGCAAGGCGTCGCTCAAGACCATCGATCAGGTTTAG
- a CDS encoding flagellar biosynthetic protein FliR: protein MDALSQVLTLEIYRGLLVLARVAAAIGLLPGFGEAAVPMRIRAVLAIIVTLVLLPGVDGLPDRMPGQPVEMLRELAGETLVGAYLGLGARLFMAALQTAGALAAQVVGLSNPFSMEAAGFEGGSVLSGVLLIGGLALLFASDVHYLMIGALVRSYGSWPAGVFPDLGMVAQRFAELLATTFRLGVGLAAPFILYGLVMNVALGLVNRVMPAMPVYFVATPGVLMVGMGLFMATAGAMLTAFVATLGGWLSGS, encoded by the coding sequence ATGGATGCGCTCAGCCAGGTCCTGACCCTGGAGATCTACCGCGGGCTCCTGGTGCTGGCACGGGTGGCGGCGGCCATCGGGCTGCTGCCGGGCTTCGGCGAGGCGGCGGTGCCGATGCGCATCCGGGCGGTGCTGGCGATCATCGTCACGCTGGTGCTGCTGCCGGGGGTGGATGGGCTGCCCGACCGCATGCCCGGCCAGCCGGTGGAGATGCTGCGGGAGTTGGCGGGCGAAACCTTGGTCGGCGCCTATCTGGGGCTCGGCGCCCGGCTGTTCATGGCCGCGCTGCAGACCGCCGGCGCCTTGGCGGCGCAGGTCGTTGGCCTTAGCAACCCGTTCTCGATGGAGGCGGCGGGGTTCGAGGGCGGGTCGGTGTTGTCCGGCGTGCTGCTGATCGGCGGGCTGGCGCTGCTGTTTGCGTCCGACGTGCATTACCTGATGATCGGTGCGCTGGTCCGCTCCTACGGTTCCTGGCCGGCGGGGGTGTTCCCGGATCTCGGCATGGTCGCCCAGCGCTTCGCCGAGCTGCTGGCGACCACCTTCCGGCTGGGGGTGGGGCTGGCGGCGCCCTTCATCCTCTACGGGCTGGTGATGAATGTGGCGCTGGGGCTGGTCAACCGGGTCATGCCGGCGATGCCCGTCTATTTCGTCGCGACGCCGGGTGTGCTGATGGTGGGCATGGGCCTGTTCATGGCGACCGCCGGGGCGATGCTGACCGCCTTCGTCGCCACGCTCGGCGGCTGGCTCTCGGGATCCTGA
- a CDS encoding EscU/YscU/HrcU family type III secretion system export apparatus switch protein, giving the protein MAEQDDEQKTEEPTEKRLREAAEKGDVPRARDVGLLSAMVAAWMIVLMAAPGVSSQLSGLLLPLIENPDDIRIDGSAIDVIHSLHWLIVGAAGALLPVLGILLGGVVVSALGQGPFLVASDRIRPKWSHLSPASGWKRMAGRPALVEFVKSLVKLAIISFAAWHALAPYIAWTEDTVGMDVAGLPNLLRDVTLRLLLAVLLATVLMAAVDVLWNRLEWRRRLRMSHQEIKDEFKQIEGDPHAKARLRDIRRLRSKKRMMANVPRATVVITNPTHFAVALDYERGRTAAPICLAKGADLIALRIRALAQEHNIPIVENPPLARALHASAEVDAAIPLQHYQAVAEVITYVLKLKGGLARRG; this is encoded by the coding sequence ATGGCGGAGCAGGACGACGAGCAGAAAACAGAGGAACCGACAGAGAAACGCCTGCGCGAGGCGGCGGAGAAGGGCGACGTCCCCCGCGCCCGCGACGTCGGCCTTCTGTCCGCGATGGTGGCGGCCTGGATGATCGTGCTGATGGCGGCACCCGGCGTGTCGTCGCAGCTGTCGGGCCTGCTGCTGCCGCTGATCGAGAATCCCGACGACATCCGCATCGACGGCAGCGCCATCGACGTCATCCACAGCCTGCATTGGCTGATCGTCGGCGCTGCGGGGGCTCTGCTGCCGGTGCTGGGCATCCTGTTGGGTGGGGTGGTGGTTTCGGCGCTGGGGCAGGGACCCTTTCTGGTCGCGTCCGACCGCATCCGGCCGAAATGGTCGCACCTGTCGCCCGCCTCGGGCTGGAAGCGGATGGCCGGCCGGCCGGCGCTGGTCGAATTCGTCAAGAGCCTGGTCAAGCTCGCCATCATCAGTTTCGCGGCCTGGCACGCGCTGGCGCCCTACATCGCATGGACGGAGGATACTGTGGGCATGGACGTCGCCGGATTGCCCAACCTGCTGCGGGACGTGACCTTGCGGCTGCTGCTGGCGGTCCTGCTGGCGACCGTCCTGATGGCGGCGGTGGACGTGCTGTGGAACCGCCTGGAATGGCGCCGCCGCCTGCGCATGAGCCACCAGGAGATCAAGGACGAATTCAAGCAGATCGAGGGTGACCCCCACGCCAAGGCCCGCCTGCGCGACATCCGCCGCTTGCGCTCCAAGAAGCGGATGATGGCGAACGTCCCGCGGGCGACGGTGGTCATCACCAACCCCACCCATTTCGCCGTGGCGCTGGACTATGAGCGTGGCCGCACCGCCGCTCCCATCTGCCTCGCCAAGGGTGCCGACCTGATTGCGCTGCGCATCCGCGCGCTGGCCCAGGAGCACAACATTCCCATCGTCGAGAATCCGCCGCTTGCCCGCGCCCTCCACGCCTCGGCGGAGGTCGATGCGGCCATCCCGCTCCAGCATTACCAGGCGGTGGCGGAGGTCATCACCTATGTGCTGAAGCTGAAGGGCGGTCTGGCGCGGCGGGGGTAA
- the folP gene encoding dihydropteroate synthase — MPPLSAKPAAKAAPKSAAGSLAGFCPWAGEEGVRVYLRPVGLMPIAAWAKGAAVPLAGGRFAFSTAELIVRDGLQDGASRIDRAFAPLSEIMAWGWERSRAVAEALDRQLGALTRARAPFAGLATDRPLIMAIVNVTPDSFSDGGDFLDPSAAIDHGEAMLAAGADILDIGGESTRPGADPVAPEEEERRVLPVIRHFAAKGAAVSVDTRHASVMESAAAAGARIVNDIAGLSDPDALPVVARTGTPVVVMHMQGEPGTMQANPTYRDAALDVFDWLEERIARCAAAGVTPERIAIDPGIGFGKRTEHNLEILRHTSLYHALGCTVLIGLSRKGFIGRLSREEPPKERLPGSLAAGLETLNQGAQILRVHDVAETAQARALWEGLHPR; from the coding sequence ATGCCGCCGCTTTCCGCAAAGCCCGCTGCCAAAGCCGCCCCCAAATCGGCCGCCGGGTCGCTGGCAGGCTTCTGCCCCTGGGCGGGAGAGGAGGGCGTTCGGGTCTATCTTCGCCCGGTCGGGCTGATGCCCATCGCCGCCTGGGCCAAGGGGGCTGCGGTGCCGCTGGCCGGCGGACGCTTCGCCTTCTCGACCGCCGAACTGATCGTGCGCGACGGCCTGCAAGATGGGGCCTCCCGCATCGACCGCGCCTTCGCGCCGCTGTCGGAGATCATGGCCTGGGGCTGGGAGCGGTCGCGCGCGGTGGCGGAGGCGCTGGACCGCCAGCTCGGTGCCCTGACCCGCGCCCGCGCGCCCTTCGCCGGGCTGGCGACCGACCGGCCGCTCATCATGGCCATCGTCAACGTCACGCCGGACAGCTTCTCCGACGGGGGCGACTTCCTCGACCCCTCCGCCGCCATCGACCATGGCGAGGCGATGCTGGCGGCCGGCGCCGACATCCTGGACATCGGCGGCGAATCCACCCGCCCCGGCGCCGATCCGGTCGCGCCGGAGGAGGAGGAACGGCGCGTCCTGCCGGTGATCCGTCATTTCGCCGCGAAAGGGGCCGCCGTCTCGGTCGATACCCGCCACGCCAGCGTGATGGAGAGCGCCGCCGCGGCCGGCGCCCGCATCGTCAACGACATCGCCGGGCTGTCCGATCCGGACGCGCTGCCGGTGGTCGCAAGAACCGGCACCCCGGTGGTGGTGATGCACATGCAGGGCGAGCCCGGCACCATGCAGGCCAACCCGACCTACCGCGACGCTGCGCTGGACGTGTTCGACTGGCTGGAGGAGCGGATCGCCCGCTGCGCCGCCGCCGGCGTGACCCCGGAGCGTATCGCCATCGATCCCGGCATCGGCTTCGGCAAGAGGACGGAGCACAATCTGGAGATCCTGCGCCACACCTCGCTGTACCATGCACTTGGCTGTACGGTGCTGATCGGGCTGTCGCGCAAGGGCTTCATCGGCCGCCTGTCGCGCGAGGAGCCGCCGAAGGAGCGGCTGCCCGGCTCGCTCGCCGCCGGGCTGGAGACGCTGAACCAGGGCGCTCAGATCCTGCGCGTCCACGACGTGGCCGAAACGGCGCAGGCCCGAGCCTTGTGGGAGGGGCTGCATCCCCGGTAA
- the glmM gene encoding phosphoglucosamine mutase, translated as MTRHLFGTDGIRGTANIDPMTAETALRVAMATALQFRRGDHRHRVVIGKDTRLSGYLLEPALTAGFISMGMDVVLVGPLPTPAVAMLTRSLRADMGVVISASHNPYQDNGIKLFGPDGYKLSDEVEAAIERRMALPFAPDLAGPADLGRASRLDDATGRYIEYVKNTFPRGLRLDGLKIVVDCANGAAYKVAPKVLYELGADVVPVGVSPDGTNINKGCGATSTQTLQEQVVAHGAHLGIALDGDADRLIMVDEAGRPIDGDQLMSLIATSWARSQTLRGGGVVATVMSNLGMERHLGGLGLHLARTPVGDRYVVEMMRERGYNVGGEQSGHVVLSDYSTTGDGLIAALQVLAVLIQAEGRSASEVCRVFDPVPQKLTNIRFAAGSKPLEDAAVQQAIKEGEARLASSGRVLIRKSGTEPLIRVMAEGDDEALVHGVVGDIAEAIRASATRSLEAAQ; from the coding sequence ATGACGCGACACCTGTTCGGCACCGACGGCATCCGTGGCACCGCCAACATCGACCCGATGACCGCCGAAACGGCCCTGCGCGTGGCGATGGCGACCGCGCTGCAGTTCCGCCGCGGCGACCACCGGCACCGGGTGGTGATCGGCAAGGACACCCGGCTGTCCGGCTATCTGCTGGAACCGGCGCTGACCGCCGGCTTCATCTCCATGGGGATGGACGTGGTGCTGGTCGGGCCGCTGCCGACCCCGGCGGTCGCCATGCTGACCCGGTCCTTGCGGGCCGACATGGGCGTGGTGATCTCCGCGTCGCACAACCCCTATCAGGACAACGGCATCAAGCTGTTCGGCCCCGACGGCTACAAGCTGTCGGACGAGGTCGAGGCGGCCATCGAGCGGCGCATGGCGCTGCCCTTCGCCCCCGACCTCGCCGGCCCCGCCGATCTCGGCCGCGCCAGCCGGCTGGACGACGCCACCGGCCGCTACATCGAGTATGTGAAGAACACCTTCCCGCGCGGGCTGCGGCTGGATGGGCTGAAGATCGTCGTCGATTGCGCCAACGGCGCCGCCTACAAGGTCGCGCCCAAGGTGCTGTACGAGCTGGGGGCCGACGTGGTTCCGGTCGGCGTCAGCCCCGACGGCACCAACATCAACAAGGGCTGCGGCGCAACATCCACCCAGACCCTGCAGGAGCAGGTGGTGGCCCACGGCGCCCATCTGGGCATCGCGCTGGACGGCGACGCCGACCGCCTCATCATGGTGGACGAGGCCGGGCGTCCCATCGACGGCGACCAGCTGATGAGCCTGATCGCCACCTCCTGGGCGCGGTCGCAGACCCTGCGCGGCGGCGGCGTCGTCGCCACCGTCATGTCCAACCTGGGGATGGAGCGCCATCTCGGCGGGCTCGGCCTGCATCTGGCCCGCACGCCGGTGGGCGACCGCTACGTCGTCGAGATGATGCGCGAGCGCGGCTACAATGTCGGCGGCGAGCAGTCGGGGCATGTGGTGCTGTCCGACTATTCCACCACCGGCGACGGGCTGATCGCCGCGCTTCAGGTGCTGGCGGTGCTGATCCAGGCCGAGGGCCGCTCGGCCAGCGAGGTCTGCCGCGTCTTCGATCCGGTGCCGCAGAAGCTGACCAACATCCGCTTCGCCGCCGGAAGCAAGCCGCTGGAGGATGCCGCCGTCCAGCAGGCGATCAAGGAGGGCGAGGCGCGGCTGGCGTCGAGCGGCCGCGTCCTGATCCGCAAGTCGGGCACCGAGCCGCTGATCCGCGTGATGGCGGAGGGCGACGACGAGGCGCTGGTCCATGGCGTGGTCGGCGACATCGCCGAGGCCATCCGCGCCAGCGCCACCCGCAGCCTGGAGGCCGCGCAATGA
- the thiD gene encoding bifunctional hydroxymethylpyrimidine kinase/phosphomethylpyrimidine kinase, translating into MTGGSEMTGSVKGRVLIVAGSDSGGGAGIQADIKAVSALGAFASTAIAALTAQNTTGVYGVVPVDPAFVALQMKVVLEDIGADAVKIGMLANAPVIEAVAAEYEARAVNVPLVLDPVMIAKSGHHLLDPDAVVTLRKRLLPLAEVVTPNLPEAEALTDLPIRDLDDMRRAAELMLSFGPKSVLLKGGHLEDDSLYDLLLTEEGETVFQGKRVHTPHTHGTGCTLSSAIAAGLAQGLGTRDAVARARRYVETAILTAPGLGHGHGPLNHLHTVREFS; encoded by the coding sequence ATGACCGGCGGCTCCGAAATGACCGGCTCGGTGAAAGGCCGCGTCCTGATCGTCGCCGGGTCGGATTCCGGTGGCGGTGCCGGCATCCAGGCCGACATCAAGGCGGTCAGCGCGCTCGGCGCCTTTGCCTCGACCGCCATCGCCGCGCTGACGGCGCAGAACACCACCGGGGTCTATGGCGTGGTGCCGGTCGATCCCGCCTTCGTCGCCCTGCAGATGAAGGTGGTGCTGGAGGATATCGGCGCCGATGCCGTGAAGATCGGCATGCTCGCCAACGCCCCCGTCATCGAGGCGGTGGCGGCGGAGTATGAGGCGCGCGCGGTCAACGTGCCGCTGGTGCTCGATCCGGTGATGATCGCCAAGAGCGGCCATCATCTGCTCGATCCCGATGCCGTGGTGACGCTGCGCAAGCGCCTGCTGCCACTGGCCGAGGTGGTGACGCCCAACCTGCCGGAGGCGGAGGCGCTGACCGACCTGCCGATCCGCGACCTGGACGACATGCGCCGCGCGGCGGAACTGATGCTGAGCTTCGGCCCGAAATCGGTGCTGTTGAAGGGCGGACACCTGGAGGACGACAGCCTCTACGACCTGCTGCTGACCGAGGAGGGCGAGACAGTCTTCCAGGGCAAGCGCGTCCACACGCCGCACACCCATGGCACCGGCTGCACCCTATCCTCGGCCATCGCCGCGGGGCTGGCGCAGGGGCTTGGCACGCGCGACGCGGTGGCGCGGGCGCGGCGTTACGTGGAGACGGCGATCCTGACCGCGCCGGGTCTGGGCCACGGGCATGGGCCCCTCAACCACCTGCACACGGTGCGGGAGTTCTCGTAA